In a genomic window of Quercus lobata isolate SW786 chromosome 4, ValleyOak3.0 Primary Assembly, whole genome shotgun sequence:
- the LOC115985989 gene encoding uncharacterized protein LOC115985989 gives MEPPLSHSPSTMFGVTYWVGYERDWEVLDTCLNADDMKLVCSAYGFLKDRGFLSNFGKCRNIVLEGPRNVTPTVLKSSTGLEVTKLSPKKWGVSGSSSAVLIAFLGGVSFLLSKGIDVRPNLAAILGLAFMDSVFLGGCCLAQISSYWPPNRRRILVHEAGHLLTAYLMGCPIRGVILDPIVAMQMGIQGQAGTQFWDEKMANDLANGRLDGTAFDRYCMVLFAGIAAEALVYGEAEGGENDENLFMGICILLQPPLSVAKMSNQARWSVLQSYNLLKWHKHVHRAAVKALESGGSLSVVIRSIEKAMSSSK, from the exons ATGGAGCCTCCACTTTCCCACTCACCTTCAACCATG TTTGGTGTTACCTATTGGGTTGGGTACGAGAGGGACTGGGAGGTTCTTGACACGTGTCTCAATGCTGATGATATGAAGCTTGTGTGTAGCGCTTATGGGTTCCTCAAGGATAGGGGCTTCTTGTCCAACTTTGGCAAATGCAGAAATATTG TTTTGGAGGGTCCGAGAAATGTTACACCGACCGTGTTGAAATCTTCAACTGGTTTAGAAG TGACTAAACTTTCGCCAAAGAAGTGGGGCGTTTCAGGAAGCTCCAGTGCTGTTCTGATTGCTTTTCTTGGTGGggtatcttttcttctttctaaagGGATTGATGTCAGGCCTAACCTTGCAGCAATATTGGGGCTAGCATTCATGGACTCTGTCTTCCTTGGTGGCTGCTGTTTAGCTCAAATATCAAGTTATTGGCCTCCAAATAGGCGCAGGATCTTGGTTCATGAAGCAGGGCATCTCCTGACAG cttACCTTATGGGTTGCCCAATTCGTGGGGTGATTCTAGACCCAATTGTTGCAATGCAAATGGGCATTCAAGGGCAG GCGGGAACTCAGTTTTGGGATGAGAAAATGGCCAATGATCTTGCTAACGGACGACTTGATGGCACTGCTTTTGACAG GTACTGCATGGTGCTTTTTGCAGGCATTGCTGCTGAAGCACTTGTTTATGGTGAGGCAGAGGGTggagaaaatgatgaaaatcTCTTTATGGGTATCTGTATTCTGCTGCAACCGCCATTATCTGTAGCTAAG ATGTCAAATCAAGCAAGATGGTCGGTTCTTCAATCTTACAATCTGCTCAAGTGGCATAAACATGTACACCGAGCTGCAGTAAAAGCTTTGGAAAGTGGTGGTAGCCTTAGTGTTGTGATTAGGAGCATAGAGAAAGCCATGTCTTCAAGTAAATGA